A stretch of the Microtus ochrogaster isolate Prairie Vole_2 linkage group LG2, MicOch1.0, whole genome shotgun sequence genome encodes the following:
- the Wdr46 gene encoding WD repeat-containing protein 46 isoform X1, producing the protein METAPKPGKGVPPKKDSPQAKRKKPWRYWEEDVTPAAPAGPPRKKARAREPRPPRSKGVRGAPKSHFGRKPQAPKNVSDRKKPRRTLSGAQDPFPGPAPAPAEVARKFCRIDKSKKLPHSKPKTRTKLETAEAQEEEASVRAARAELLLAEEPGFLEGEDGEDTAKILQTDIVEAVDIASAAKHFDLNLRQFGPYRLNYSRTGRHLALGGRRGHVAALDWVTKKLMCEINVMEAVQDIHFLHSETLLAVAQNRWLYIYDNQGIELHCIRRCDRVTRLEFLPFHFLLATASETGFLTYLDVSVGKIVTALNARAGRLSVMAQNPYNAVIHLGHSNGTVSLWSPAVKEPLVKTLCHRGAVRAVAVDPTGTYMATSGLDHQLKIFDLRGTFQPLSARTLPQGAGHLAFSQRGLLVAGMGDVVNIWAGPGKASPPTLEQPYLTHRLSGHVHGLQFCPFEDVLGVGHSGGMTSMLVPGSAEPNFDGLENNPYRSRKQRQEWEVKALLEKVPAELICLDPRALAEVDVVTLEQQKKERIERLGYDPDAKAAFQPKAKQKGRSSTASLVKRKKKVMEQEHRDKVRQSLKEEQQQQQQRQKQKTAKPTGTRPSALDRFVR; encoded by the exons ATGGAGACAGCCCCCAAGCCGGGCAAGGGTGTCCCACCCAAGAAGGACAGCCCTCAGGCCAAGAGGAAG AAACCGTGGCGGTACTGGGAGGAGGATGTCACCCCTGCCGCCCCCGCGGGGCCGCCTCGGAAGAAGGCCAGGGCTCGGGAGCCGCGACCCCCGAGGTCCAAGGGCGTGCGCGGCGCCCCGAAGTCTCACTTCGGCCGGAAGCCCCAAGCCCCCAAGAACGTCTCGGACCGGAAGAAGCCGCGGCGGACCTTGTCTGGG GCCCAGGACCCGTTCCCAGGACCCGCCCCCGCGCCCGCGGAGGTGGCCCGGAAGTTCTGCCGCATTGACAAGTCCAAGAAG CTCCCCCATTCAAAGCCAAAAACCCGCACCAAACTTGAGACAGCTGAAGcgcaggaggaggaggcaagcgTCAGAGCTGCCCGGGCCGAGCTGCTGCTTGCTGAGGAACCTGG GTTCCTGGAAGGAGAAGATGGCGAAGACACAGCCAAGATACTGCAGACAGACATCGTGGAGGCCGTGGACATTGCAAGCGCTGCCAAG CACTTCGACCTGAACCTGAGGCAGTTTGGACCCTATAGACTGAACTACTCTCGAACAGGAAG acacctggcATTAGGAGGTCGTCGGGGCCATGTGGCTGCCCTCGATTGGGTGACAAAGAAGCTCATGTGTGAGATCAATGTCATGGAAGCGGTGCAGGACATCCA CTTTCTCCATTCTGAGACTTTGCTCGCTGTGGCTCAGAACCGCTGGCTTTACATCTACGACAACCAGGGCATTGAGCTCCATTGCATCCGTCGCTGTGACCGAGTAACTCGACTTGAATTCCTCCCCTTCCACTTCCTCCTGGCCACCGCT tcAGAGACGGGGTTTCTGACCTACCTGGACGTGTCAGTGGGGAAGATTGTGACAGCTCTCAATGCTCGGGCTGGCCGGCTCAGCGTCATGGCGCAGAACCCTTACAATGCTGTGATTCACCTGGGACACAGTAACG GCACCGTGTCTTTGTGGAGTCCAGCTGTGAAGGAACCACTGGTCAAGACTCTGTGTCACCGTGGTGCAGTGCGGGCTGTGGCAGTGGATCCCACAGGCAC GTACATGGCCACTTCCGGCCTGGACCACCAGCTGAAAATCTTTGACTTGCGAGGGACATTCCAGCCCCTGAGTGCCCGGACCCTGCCCCAGGGAGCAGGACATCTGGCCTTCTCCCAGCGGGGACTGTTAGTTGCAGGCATGGGTGATGTGGTCAACATATGGGCAGGACCGGGCAAGGCCAGCCCCCCCACCCTGGAACAGCCCTACCTCACCCACCGACTCTCGGGCCATGTGCATGGCCTGCAGTTCTGCCCCTTTGAGGACGTGTTGGGGGTGGGACACAGTGGAGGCATGACCAGCATGCTGGTCCCTG GGTCTGCTGAGCCCAACTTCGATGGTTTGGAGAATAACCCTTACAGAAGCCGGAAGCAGCGCCAGGAATGGGAGGTGAAGGCGCTACTGGAAAAG GTACCTGCAGAGCTCATCTGTCTGGACCCCCGAGCCCTGGCAGAGGTGGATGTGGTTACTCTGGAGCAGCAGAAGAAGGAGCGGATAGAGAGATTG GGCTATGACCCTGATGCCAAGGCCGCCTTCCAACCCAAGGCAAAGCAGAAGGGCCGAAGCTCCACAGCCAGCCtggtgaagaggaagaagaaggtcaTGGAGCAGGAACACAGG GACAAAGTCCGGCAGAGCCTcaaggaggagcagcagcagcagcagcagcgacagaagcagaagacagcCAAGCCCACTGGAACCCGCCCTTCTGCACTGGATAGATTTGTGCGATGA
- the Wdr46 gene encoding WD repeat-containing protein 46 isoform X2, whose amino-acid sequence METAPKPGKGVPPKKDSPQAKRKKPWRYWEEDVTPAAPAGPPRKKARAREPRPPRSKGVRGAPKSHFGRKPQAPKNVSDRKKPRRTLSGAQDPFPGPAPAPAEVARKFCRIDKSKKLPHSKPKTRTKLETAEAQEEEASVRAARAELLLAEEPGFLEGEDGEDTAKILQTDIVEAVDIASAAKHFDLNLRQFGPYRLNYSRTGSFLHSETLLAVAQNRWLYIYDNQGIELHCIRRCDRVTRLEFLPFHFLLATASETGFLTYLDVSVGKIVTALNARAGRLSVMAQNPYNAVIHLGHSNGTVSLWSPAVKEPLVKTLCHRGAVRAVAVDPTGTYMATSGLDHQLKIFDLRGTFQPLSARTLPQGAGHLAFSQRGLLVAGMGDVVNIWAGPGKASPPTLEQPYLTHRLSGHVHGLQFCPFEDVLGVGHSGGMTSMLVPGSAEPNFDGLENNPYRSRKQRQEWEVKALLEKVPAELICLDPRALAEVDVVTLEQQKKERIERLGYDPDAKAAFQPKAKQKGRSSTASLVKRKKKVMEQEHRDKVRQSLKEEQQQQQQRQKQKTAKPTGTRPSALDRFVR is encoded by the exons ATGGAGACAGCCCCCAAGCCGGGCAAGGGTGTCCCACCCAAGAAGGACAGCCCTCAGGCCAAGAGGAAG AAACCGTGGCGGTACTGGGAGGAGGATGTCACCCCTGCCGCCCCCGCGGGGCCGCCTCGGAAGAAGGCCAGGGCTCGGGAGCCGCGACCCCCGAGGTCCAAGGGCGTGCGCGGCGCCCCGAAGTCTCACTTCGGCCGGAAGCCCCAAGCCCCCAAGAACGTCTCGGACCGGAAGAAGCCGCGGCGGACCTTGTCTGGG GCCCAGGACCCGTTCCCAGGACCCGCCCCCGCGCCCGCGGAGGTGGCCCGGAAGTTCTGCCGCATTGACAAGTCCAAGAAG CTCCCCCATTCAAAGCCAAAAACCCGCACCAAACTTGAGACAGCTGAAGcgcaggaggaggaggcaagcgTCAGAGCTGCCCGGGCCGAGCTGCTGCTTGCTGAGGAACCTGG GTTCCTGGAAGGAGAAGATGGCGAAGACACAGCCAAGATACTGCAGACAGACATCGTGGAGGCCGTGGACATTGCAAGCGCTGCCAAG CACTTCGACCTGAACCTGAGGCAGTTTGGACCCTATAGACTGAACTACTCTCGAACAGGAAG CTTTCTCCATTCTGAGACTTTGCTCGCTGTGGCTCAGAACCGCTGGCTTTACATCTACGACAACCAGGGCATTGAGCTCCATTGCATCCGTCGCTGTGACCGAGTAACTCGACTTGAATTCCTCCCCTTCCACTTCCTCCTGGCCACCGCT tcAGAGACGGGGTTTCTGACCTACCTGGACGTGTCAGTGGGGAAGATTGTGACAGCTCTCAATGCTCGGGCTGGCCGGCTCAGCGTCATGGCGCAGAACCCTTACAATGCTGTGATTCACCTGGGACACAGTAACG GCACCGTGTCTTTGTGGAGTCCAGCTGTGAAGGAACCACTGGTCAAGACTCTGTGTCACCGTGGTGCAGTGCGGGCTGTGGCAGTGGATCCCACAGGCAC GTACATGGCCACTTCCGGCCTGGACCACCAGCTGAAAATCTTTGACTTGCGAGGGACATTCCAGCCCCTGAGTGCCCGGACCCTGCCCCAGGGAGCAGGACATCTGGCCTTCTCCCAGCGGGGACTGTTAGTTGCAGGCATGGGTGATGTGGTCAACATATGGGCAGGACCGGGCAAGGCCAGCCCCCCCACCCTGGAACAGCCCTACCTCACCCACCGACTCTCGGGCCATGTGCATGGCCTGCAGTTCTGCCCCTTTGAGGACGTGTTGGGGGTGGGACACAGTGGAGGCATGACCAGCATGCTGGTCCCTG GGTCTGCTGAGCCCAACTTCGATGGTTTGGAGAATAACCCTTACAGAAGCCGGAAGCAGCGCCAGGAATGGGAGGTGAAGGCGCTACTGGAAAAG GTACCTGCAGAGCTCATCTGTCTGGACCCCCGAGCCCTGGCAGAGGTGGATGTGGTTACTCTGGAGCAGCAGAAGAAGGAGCGGATAGAGAGATTG GGCTATGACCCTGATGCCAAGGCCGCCTTCCAACCCAAGGCAAAGCAGAAGGGCCGAAGCTCCACAGCCAGCCtggtgaagaggaagaagaaggtcaTGGAGCAGGAACACAGG GACAAAGTCCGGCAGAGCCTcaaggaggagcagcagcagcagcagcagcgacagaagcagaagacagcCAAGCCCACTGGAACCCGCCCTTCTGCACTGGATAGATTTGTGCGATGA
- the B3galt4 gene encoding beta-1,3-galactosyltransferase 4: MPVSLFRRLLLAILLLVILWTLFGPSGFGEELLSLSLASLQPAPASPGPPLALPRLLISNPQACAGPGPPPFLLILVCTAPEHLNQRNAIRRSWGAIREVRGFRVQTLFLLGEPTGQHLAADLTSESAAQKDILQASFQDSYRNLTLKTLSGLNWVNKYCPMARYILKTDDDVYVNVHELVSELIQRGGPSERWQKGKEPQEETTAAHEERKGQAVPLLYLGRVHWRVRPTRTPGHRHHVSEELWPETWGPFPPYASGTGYVLSASAVRLILKVASRAPLLPVEDVFVGVSARRGGLAPTHCVKLAGSTHYPLDRCCYGKFLLTSHQVDPWKMQEAWKLVSGRDGKRTEPFCSWLQGFLGVLRCRFIAWLNS; encoded by the coding sequence ATGCCGGTCAGCCTCTTCCGGCGCCTCCTCCTGGCGATCCTGCTGCTGGTGATCCTCTGGACCCTCTTTGGACCCTCCGGCTTCGGGGAGGAGCTGCTGAGCCTGTCCCTGGCTTCCCTGCAGCCAGCCCCAGCCTCACCCGGGCCGCCCCTCGCCCTGCCCCGCCTCTTGATTTCCAACCCCCAGGCCTGCGCTGGCCCCGgaccccctcccttcctgctcatCCTGGTGTGTACGGCCCCGGAGCACCTGAACCAGAGGAACGCCATTCGAAGGTCTTGGGGCGCCATCCGGGAGGTCCGGGGGTTCAGGGTGCAGACGCTCTTCCTCCTGGGAGAACCTACTGGACAGCACCTCGCCGCCGACCTGACCTCGGAGTCGGCAGCGCAGAAGGACATCTTGCAGGCCTCCTTCCAGGATTCCTACCGCAACCTCACTCTCAAGACCCTCAGCGGGCTGAACTGGGTGAATAAATACTGTCCTATGGCCCGCTACATCCTCAAGACAGACGACGACGTGTATGTCAACGTCCATGAGCTGGTGTCAGAGCTGATCCAGAGAGGGGGTCCTTCAGAGCGGTGGCAGAAGGGCAAGGAGCCACAGGAAGAGACCACAGCTGCCCATGAAGAGCGCAAAGGCCAGGCGGTACCACTTCTGTATCTAGGCCGAGTGCACTGGAGGGTTCGCCCCACTCGGACCCCAGGGCACCGGCACCACGTGTCAGAAGAACTGTGGCCTGAAACCTGGGGTCCTTTCCCACCTTATGCCTCGGGCACAGGGTACGTACTGTCCGCCTCTGCTGTGCGGCTCATTCTGAAGGTGGCCAGCCGGGCACCCCTTCTACCTGTAGAGGATGTCTTTGTGGGAGTGAGTGCAAGGCGAGGGGGCCTTGCCCCCACACACTGTGTCAAGTTGGCTGGCTCCACTCACTACCCCCTGGACAGGTGCTGTTACGGGAAATTTCTGCTAACATCCCACCAGGTGGATCCCTGGAAAATGCAGGAAGCCTGGAAGCTGGTGAGCGGACGGGATGGGAAAAGGACAGAGCCCTTTTGCTCCTGGCTCCAGGGATTCCTGGGTGTCTTGAGGTGCCGGTTCATAGCCTGGCTCAACAGCTAA